From Variovorax sp. PMC12, the proteins below share one genomic window:
- a CDS encoding long-chain fatty acid--CoA ligase, with protein MQQRPHYKFWPKRLPHSITVPATSLWHNLATSAARYPDKPALVFFGRVLSYREFAEQAERLAGALHALGVQRGDRVILDMQNCPQLVIAHFAILRANAVVVPVNPMNRAEELKHYITDPDAKVAIITGDLAPELAKASNALPPEQRLSHMIVTQFTDAFDADISGEDAPAPAWKEWLTTRHPLPALAGGEALAWTDVLAAGHPPPAHVVGADDMALLPYTSGTTGLPKGCVHHHSSLMHNAMAGQLWGCSTSETVVLAVVPMFHITGVVSMMHTAILAAATLIIMPRWDRDVAGRLISRWKVTAWTNIPTMVIDLMASPNFASYDLSSMTYIGGGGAAMPQAVAQRLFEQYGLKYQEGYGLTETAAPSHTNPSDHPKQQCLGIPFMSTDARVVDPDTLAEMPIGESGEIIIHGPEVFQGYWKRPDATAAAFVEFEGKRFFRSGDMGRMDEDGYFFITDRLKRMINASGFKVWPAEVELLMFRHPAIQEACVISTKDDYRGESVKAVVVLRATHKDTTEQQIIDWCRENMAVYKIPRKVQFVDALPKSGSGKVMWRLLQEDESRAN; from the coding sequence ATGCAACAACGCCCGCATTACAAGTTCTGGCCCAAACGCCTTCCGCATTCGATCACCGTCCCCGCCACCTCGCTCTGGCACAACCTGGCCACCTCGGCCGCCCGCTACCCGGACAAGCCGGCGCTCGTGTTCTTCGGCCGTGTGCTCAGCTATCGCGAATTCGCCGAACAGGCCGAGCGCCTGGCCGGGGCGCTGCATGCGCTGGGCGTGCAGCGCGGCGACCGCGTGATCCTGGACATGCAGAACTGCCCGCAGCTGGTGATTGCGCATTTCGCGATCCTGCGCGCCAACGCGGTGGTGGTGCCGGTCAACCCGATGAACCGGGCCGAGGAGCTCAAGCACTACATCACCGACCCCGACGCCAAGGTGGCGATCATCACCGGCGACCTCGCGCCCGAGCTTGCCAAGGCCAGCAACGCACTGCCGCCCGAGCAGCGGCTGTCGCACATGATCGTGACGCAGTTCACCGACGCCTTCGACGCCGACATCTCCGGCGAGGACGCCCCGGCACCGGCCTGGAAGGAATGGCTCACCACCCGCCATCCGCTGCCCGCGCTGGCCGGCGGCGAGGCGCTGGCCTGGACCGACGTGCTGGCCGCCGGCCATCCGCCGCCCGCGCACGTGGTGGGCGCCGACGACATGGCGCTGCTGCCCTACACCAGCGGCACCACCGGCCTGCCCAAGGGCTGCGTGCACCACCATTCGAGCCTGATGCACAACGCGATGGCCGGGCAGCTCTGGGGCTGTTCGACCTCCGAGACGGTGGTGCTGGCGGTGGTGCCCATGTTCCACATCACCGGCGTGGTCAGCATGATGCACACCGCCATCCTGGCGGCGGCCACGCTGATCATCATGCCGCGCTGGGACCGCGACGTGGCCGGCCGGCTCATCTCGCGCTGGAAGGTCACGGCCTGGACCAACATCCCGACCATGGTCATCGACCTCATGGCCAGCCCCAACTTCGCGAGCTACGACCTGTCGAGCATGACCTACATCGGCGGCGGCGGCGCGGCCATGCCGCAGGCCGTGGCGCAGCGCCTGTTCGAGCAGTACGGGCTGAAGTACCAGGAAGGCTACGGCCTGACCGAGACCGCCGCGCCGTCGCACACCAACCCGTCGGACCACCCCAAGCAGCAGTGCCTGGGCATTCCGTTCATGAGCACCGACGCGCGGGTGGTCGACCCCGACACCCTGGCCGAAATGCCCATCGGCGAATCGGGCGAGATCATCATCCACGGCCCGGAGGTGTTCCAGGGCTATTGGAAACGGCCCGATGCCACCGCGGCTGCCTTCGTCGAGTTCGAGGGCAAGCGCTTCTTCCGCTCGGGCGACATGGGTCGCATGGACGAGGACGGCTACTTCTTCATCACCGACCGCCTCAAGCGGATGATCAACGCCAGCGGCTTCAAAGTGTGGCCGGCCGAGGTCGAGCTGCTGATGTTCCGCCACCCCGCCATCCAGGAGGCCTGCGTCATCTCGACCAAGGACGACTACCGCGGCGAATCGGTCAAGGCGGTGGTGGTGCTGCGCGCCACGCACAAGGACACCACCGAGCAGCAGATCATCGACTGGTGCCGCGAGAACATGGCGGTCTACAAGATCCCGCGCAAGGTGCAGTTCGTGGATGCGCTGCCCAAGAGCGGCAGCGGCAAGGTGATGTGGCGGCTGCTGCAGGAAGACGAGAGCCGCGCGAACTGA
- a CDS encoding OsmC family protein, producing the protein MAADKHASVHWEGAGKTGKGLVSTETGALKDYPYGFASRFEDDKRGTNPEEIVGAAHAACLTMAFAFALEKEGFTATRIDTRAAVRLAKDGEGFKIDRIALELDAAVPKLDEAKFQQIAAAAKAGCPLSKALASVPEITLKATLAG; encoded by the coding sequence ATGGCAGCAGACAAGCACGCAAGCGTTCACTGGGAAGGCGCCGGCAAGACCGGCAAGGGCCTGGTCAGCACCGAGACCGGCGCCCTCAAGGACTACCCCTACGGCTTCGCCAGCCGCTTCGAGGACGACAAGCGCGGCACCAACCCCGAGGAAATCGTCGGCGCGGCCCACGCGGCCTGCCTCACGATGGCCTTTGCCTTCGCGCTCGAGAAGGAAGGCTTCACCGCCACCCGCATCGACACGCGTGCCGCCGTGCGGCTGGCCAAGGATGGCGAGGGCTTCAAGATCGACCGCATCGCGCTCGAACTCGACGCCGCCGTGCCGAAGCTCGACGAAGCGAAGTTCCAGCAGATCGCCGCCGCCGCCAAGGCCGGCTGCCCGCTGTCGAAGGCGCTGGCGAGCGTGCCCGAAATCACCCTGAAAGCCACGCTGGCCGGCTGA
- a CDS encoding Bug family tripartite tricarboxylate transporter substrate binding protein, whose translation MNKPIRTALAVLSFSLGTAALAAYPDKPIKLVIGFPAGGPLDQHARLLTDKLQAVLGQPIIIDYKPGAGGSVGADAVAKSPADGYTLMLANTGVAVINGALYSKLPYNTQRDFVPIARTAMQPLALLVTPKLPVQNLKQFVDYAKARPGQVNYGSAGNGGISHLVPEMFKTATGIFMVHIPYRGSAPAFTDLMGGQVQFMAESIPQAANYHKQGKVRALAVTSRERNPALPEVPTVIESGVKGFEVVGFYGFLAPKDTPKDVVARLGDAFRQVLNNPEVRDRMVSQGADPAYLGSKDFARFLATETPRWEKAVKASGARMD comes from the coding sequence ATGAACAAGCCCATCCGGACCGCCCTGGCGGTCCTTTCTTTCAGCCTCGGCACCGCCGCGCTGGCCGCCTACCCCGACAAGCCGATCAAGCTCGTCATCGGCTTTCCGGCCGGCGGCCCGCTCGACCAGCATGCGCGCCTGCTGACCGACAAGCTGCAGGCCGTGCTCGGCCAGCCGATCATCATCGACTACAAGCCCGGCGCCGGCGGCTCCGTGGGAGCCGACGCGGTCGCCAAGAGCCCCGCCGACGGCTACACGCTGATGCTCGCCAACACCGGCGTGGCGGTGATCAACGGCGCGCTCTACAGCAAGCTGCCCTACAACACGCAGCGCGACTTCGTGCCCATCGCCCGCACCGCCATGCAGCCGCTGGCGCTGCTGGTCACGCCCAAGCTGCCGGTGCAGAACCTCAAGCAGTTCGTCGACTACGCCAAGGCGCGGCCGGGCCAGGTCAACTACGGCTCGGCCGGCAACGGCGGCATCAGCCACCTGGTGCCCGAGATGTTCAAGACCGCCACCGGCATCTTCATGGTGCACATCCCTTATCGCGGCAGCGCGCCGGCCTTCACAGACCTGATGGGCGGGCAGGTGCAGTTCATGGCCGAATCGATTCCGCAGGCGGCCAACTATCACAAGCAGGGCAAGGTGCGCGCGCTGGCCGTGACCAGCCGCGAACGCAACCCCGCCCTGCCCGAGGTGCCGACCGTGATCGAGTCGGGCGTCAAGGGCTTCGAGGTGGTGGGCTTCTACGGCTTCCTCGCCCCGAAGGACACGCCGAAAGACGTGGTCGCCAGGCTCGGCGACGCCTTCAGGCAGGTGCTGAACAACCCCGAAGTGCGCGACCGCATGGTGAGCCAGGGCGCCGACCCGGCCTACCTGGGCAGCAAGGACTTCGCTCGCTTCCTGGCAACGGAAACGCCGCGCTGGGAGAAGGCGGTGAAGGCGTCCGGCGCGCGGATGGACTGA
- a CDS encoding GntR family transcriptional regulator: MAISASEISARIVEAVMAQKLAPGSRLGEQQLAMLFDCSRTIVREALTRLAARGIVTVSARRGWFVIEPSQDEAREAFEARRVIELGLIRSAGSAGRNGKIEKAALRQLKAHLQREKAALKESDVGNRSFLLGDFHVCLAECLGNTLLADTLRDYTARTTLIAMLYQSTHDAVQSCEDHVQIVAALERGDHAAAEALMAEHIGTVQSALRVQAPTDPLAQLRDALAPLQNTQAAAVAAPKAKRRKPGATPPDSDSSTYLGALL; the protein is encoded by the coding sequence ATGGCCATTTCCGCATCCGAAATCAGTGCACGCATCGTCGAAGCGGTGATGGCGCAGAAGCTCGCGCCGGGTTCGCGCCTGGGCGAGCAGCAACTGGCGATGCTGTTCGACTGCAGCCGCACCATCGTGCGCGAGGCGCTCACCCGGCTGGCGGCGCGCGGCATCGTCACGGTGAGCGCGCGGCGCGGCTGGTTCGTCATCGAGCCTTCGCAGGACGAGGCGCGCGAAGCCTTCGAGGCGCGGCGCGTCATCGAGCTGGGGCTCATTCGGAGCGCAGGCAGCGCGGGCCGCAACGGGAAGATCGAGAAAGCCGCCCTGCGCCAATTGAAGGCGCACCTGCAGCGTGAAAAAGCCGCACTGAAAGAGAGCGACGTCGGCAACCGCAGCTTCCTGCTCGGCGATTTCCACGTGTGCCTGGCCGAATGCCTGGGCAACACGCTGCTGGCCGACACGCTGCGCGACTACACCGCGCGCACCACGCTGATCGCCATGCTCTACCAGTCCACGCACGATGCGGTGCAGTCGTGCGAAGACCATGTGCAGATCGTCGCGGCGCTGGAACGCGGCGACCACGCCGCCGCCGAGGCGCTGATGGCCGAGCACATCGGCACGGTGCAGTCGGCCCTGCGCGTGCAGGCGCCCACCGACCCGCTCGCGCAGCTGCGCGACGCGCTGGCGCCGCTGCAGAACACCCAGGCCGCCGCGGTTGCGGCGCCAAAGGCCAAGCGCCGCAAGCCGGGCGCCACCCCCCCCGATTCCGATTCTTCGACTTACCTAGGAGCCTTGCTATGA
- a CDS encoding transporter substrate-binding domain-containing protein, with amino-acid sequence MTFSFLSKRQFALAMVSAAMLAATGAAQAQNALDNVLKAKTIKIAVPTDYPPYGSVDKNMKPQGLDVEMAELIAAKLGVKVELVPVTSANRIPYLQTRKADLVISTLGKNPEREKVIDFSSAYAPFFQAVYAAKSMKLTSFADMAGKTVAVTRGAMEDQELNKVAPPNVDYRRFEDNNATIAAFVAGQTQTIATSAAVAGDMLAKNPKVSAEFKLLLKDSPCFVGVAKGETALKTKVNEIIAAAKKDGTLDAMSKKWLGKAAGDLPV; translated from the coding sequence ATGACCTTCTCTTTCCTGTCCAAACGCCAGTTCGCGCTCGCCATGGTGTCCGCGGCCATGCTGGCCGCCACCGGCGCGGCGCAGGCCCAGAACGCGCTCGACAACGTGCTCAAGGCCAAGACCATCAAGATCGCCGTGCCGACCGACTACCCGCCCTACGGCTCGGTCGACAAGAACATGAAGCCGCAGGGCCTCGACGTGGAAATGGCCGAGCTCATCGCCGCCAAGCTGGGCGTGAAGGTCGAGCTGGTGCCCGTGACCAGCGCCAACCGCATTCCCTACCTGCAGACCCGCAAGGCCGACCTGGTGATTTCCACGCTCGGCAAGAACCCGGAGCGCGAGAAGGTGATCGACTTCTCTTCCGCCTACGCGCCCTTCTTCCAGGCCGTGTACGCGGCCAAGAGCATGAAGCTCACCAGCTTCGCCGACATGGCGGGCAAGACCGTGGCCGTGACGCGCGGCGCGATGGAAGACCAGGAGCTGAACAAGGTGGCGCCGCCGAACGTCGACTACCGCCGCTTCGAGGACAACAACGCGACCATCGCCGCCTTCGTGGCCGGCCAGACGCAGACCATCGCCACCAGCGCGGCTGTCGCCGGCGACATGCTCGCCAAGAACCCCAAGGTGAGCGCCGAGTTCAAGCTGCTGCTGAAAGACAGCCCCTGCTTCGTCGGCGTCGCCAAGGGCGAGACCGCACTGAAGACCAAGGTGAACGAGATCATTGCCGCCGCCAAGAAGGACGGCACGCTCGACGCCATGTCCAAGAAATGGCTCGGCAAGGCCGCCGGCGACCTGCCCGTCTGA
- a CDS encoding amino acid ABC transporter permease yields the protein MNIEFDFGAVLSEWPLLLRGVAWTIGLTAVGTVLGMIVGTFCAWARANGAAWLRIVVGTYVELIRNTPFIVQLFFIFFGLPAAGVKLSPEVASVIAMVMNLGAYSTEIIRAGIEATPKGQIEAAVSLALSKSQVFLRVVLPPALKKVWPAMVSQIVIVMLGSAVCGQISTEELSYAANLIQSRNFRAFEAFIVATLIYLALSVALRRLLDWAGPKFFFGR from the coding sequence ATGAACATCGAATTCGACTTCGGGGCGGTTCTGTCGGAATGGCCGCTGCTGCTTCGCGGCGTGGCGTGGACCATCGGCCTCACGGCCGTGGGCACCGTGCTGGGCATGATCGTCGGCACCTTCTGCGCCTGGGCGCGCGCGAACGGGGCGGCATGGCTGCGCATCGTGGTGGGCACGTATGTGGAGCTGATCCGCAACACGCCCTTCATCGTGCAGCTGTTCTTCATCTTCTTCGGGCTGCCGGCGGCGGGCGTCAAGCTCTCGCCGGAGGTGGCTTCGGTGATCGCGATGGTGATGAACCTCGGCGCCTATTCCACCGAGATCATCCGCGCCGGCATCGAGGCCACGCCCAAGGGGCAGATCGAAGCTGCGGTGAGCCTGGCGCTGAGCAAGTCGCAGGTGTTCCTGCGGGTGGTGCTGCCGCCGGCGCTGAAGAAGGTGTGGCCCGCGATGGTGAGCCAGATCGTCATCGTGATGCTGGGCTCCGCCGTGTGCGGCCAGATCTCCACCGAGGAGCTGAGCTACGCGGCCAACCTCATCCAGAGCCGCAACTTCCGCGCCTTCGAAGCCTTCATCGTCGCCACGCTCATCTATCTCGCGCTGTCGGTCGCGTTGCGCCGGCTGCTCGACTGGGCGGGGCCGAAGTTCTTCTTCGGCCGCTGA
- a CDS encoding amino acid ABC transporter permease has protein sequence MVDFSLWDILRNLLMALRWTVVLSLIAFVGGGIVGALLLFLRLRGGRFANKAVGLYVQLFQGTPLLMQLFLAYFGIALFGIDVSAWTAASVALTLYTSAFLAEIWRGCVASIPKGQWEASGSLALSFGEQMRHVILPQAVKIAIAPTVGFLVQVIKGTALASVIGFVELTKAGSMISNATFKPFVVFSCVALLYFVLCFPVSLYAKTLERKTHGRRA, from the coding sequence ATGGTCGATTTTTCTCTCTGGGACATCCTGCGCAACCTGCTGATGGCGTTGCGCTGGACCGTCGTGCTGTCGCTCATCGCCTTCGTCGGCGGCGGCATCGTGGGGGCGCTGCTGCTGTTCCTGCGGCTGCGCGGCGGCAGGTTCGCGAACAAGGCCGTGGGCCTGTACGTGCAGCTCTTCCAGGGCACGCCGCTGCTGATGCAGCTGTTCCTGGCGTACTTCGGCATTGCGCTGTTCGGCATCGACGTGTCGGCATGGACGGCCGCCAGCGTGGCGCTCACGCTGTACACCAGCGCCTTCCTCGCCGAGATCTGGCGCGGCTGCGTGGCCTCGATTCCCAAGGGGCAATGGGAAGCCTCGGGCAGCCTGGCGCTGAGCTTCGGCGAGCAGATGCGCCACGTCATTCTTCCGCAGGCCGTGAAGATCGCCATCGCGCCGACGGTCGGCTTCCTGGTGCAGGTCATCAAGGGCACGGCGCTGGCCTCGGTGATCGGCTTCGTCGAACTCACCAAGGCCGGCAGCATGATTTCGAACGCCACCTTCAAGCCCTTCGTGGTGTTCAGCTGCGTGGCCCTGCTTTATTTCGTACTGTGCTTTCCCGTGAGCCTGTACGCCAAGACCCTCGAGAGGAAAACCCATGGCCGCCGTGCTTGA
- a CDS encoding amino acid ABC transporter ATP-binding protein — MAAVLDESQQQPATSVGAPIVRITALRKSYGTNEVLKGIDLDVKRGEVIAIIGKSGSGKSTLLRCINGLEVFQEGSLTVDGKPLLHESAMAMRELRQRVGMIFQSFNLFPHLTVGKNVMLAPTLVKKRAGLEAASQARKLLTRVGLAEKFDAMPDQLSGGQQQRVAIARALAMEPAVLLCDEITSALDPELVGEVLRVVESLADEGMTLLMVTHEMSFARKVSDRVIFMHQGRVHEMGPPAELFGNPQTAELKQFLSSLHD; from the coding sequence ATGGCCGCCGTGCTTGACGAATCGCAACAACAGCCCGCCACCTCGGTGGGTGCGCCCATCGTGCGCATCACCGCGCTGCGCAAGTCCTACGGCACCAACGAGGTGCTCAAGGGCATCGACCTGGACGTCAAGCGCGGCGAGGTGATCGCCATCATCGGCAAGAGCGGCTCGGGCAAGAGCACGCTGCTGCGCTGCATCAACGGGCTCGAGGTGTTCCAGGAAGGCTCGCTCACCGTCGACGGCAAGCCGCTGCTGCATGAAAGCGCCATGGCCATGCGCGAGCTGCGCCAGCGCGTGGGCATGATCTTCCAGAGCTTCAACCTGTTCCCGCATCTCACTGTCGGCAAGAACGTGATGCTCGCGCCCACGCTGGTGAAGAAGCGCGCCGGGCTCGAAGCCGCCTCGCAGGCGCGCAAGCTGCTCACGCGCGTGGGCCTGGCCGAGAAGTTCGACGCCATGCCCGACCAGCTCTCCGGCGGCCAGCAGCAGCGCGTGGCGATTGCCCGCGCGCTGGCGATGGAGCCGGCTGTGCTGCTGTGCGACGAGATCACATCGGCGCTCGACCCCGAACTGGTGGGAGAAGTGCTGCGCGTGGTGGAGTCGCTGGCCGACGAGGGCATGACGCTGCTGATGGTCACGCACGAGATGAGCTTTGCGCGCAAGGTCAGCGACCGCGTGATCTTCATGCACCAGGGCCGCGTGCACGAGATGGGACCGCCGGCGGAGCTGTTCGGCAACCCGCAGACGGCCGAGCTGAAGCAGTTCCTGTCGTCGCTGCACGACTGA
- a CDS encoding AAA family ATPase yields the protein MSSNPTRPVVRPVLHMVCGKIAAGKSTLTQRLAAEPDTVLISEDTWLATLYPGEIRELPDYVRASGRLKAAMADHVVALLAAGVSVVLDFPANTVANRAWARGIFEKAGAAHRLHFLDVPDEVCKQRLRARNASGTHAFETSDAQFELISSHFMPPSPDEGFEVVRHA from the coding sequence ATGTCATCGAACCCCACCCGCCCCGTAGTTCGTCCCGTGCTTCACATGGTCTGCGGCAAGATCGCCGCGGGCAAGTCGACCCTCACCCAGCGCCTCGCGGCCGAGCCAGACACCGTGCTCATCAGCGAAGACACGTGGCTCGCCACGCTGTACCCGGGCGAGATCCGCGAACTGCCCGACTACGTGCGCGCATCCGGCCGGCTGAAGGCGGCGATGGCCGACCACGTGGTGGCCCTGCTTGCGGCCGGCGTGTCGGTGGTGCTCGACTTTCCCGCGAACACTGTTGCCAACCGGGCCTGGGCGCGCGGCATCTTCGAGAAGGCGGGTGCAGCGCATCGGCTGCATTTTCTGGACGTGCCCGATGAGGTCTGCAAGCAGCGGCTGCGGGCGCGCAACGCGTCGGGCACGCACGCCTTCGAGACTTCGGACGCCCAGTTCGAGTTGATCAGCAGCCACTTCATGCCGCCCTCGCCGGACGAAGGCTTCGAGGTGGTGCGCCATGCCTGA
- a CDS encoding GNAT family N-acetyltransferase, producing the protein MQIEQARPEEAATVAAVLNEAAQWIAAEGRPLWTAGDIAPERIRRDTEAGGYFIARNNGDLAGVVRLDLEDPHFWPEIESGSSVFVHKLAVRRAWAGQGVPIALLGFAREHARGLGRPWLRLDCVADRAPLRALYEGFGFSLHSVVHKGERAFARFELAVPPLAE; encoded by the coding sequence ATGCAGATCGAGCAAGCCCGCCCCGAGGAAGCCGCCACCGTCGCGGCCGTATTGAATGAAGCCGCGCAGTGGATCGCCGCCGAAGGCCGCCCGCTGTGGACGGCCGGCGACATCGCCCCCGAGCGCATCCGGCGCGACACCGAGGCCGGCGGCTATTTCATCGCACGCAATAACGGTGACCTGGCAGGCGTCGTCCGGCTCGACCTCGAAGACCCGCACTTCTGGCCCGAGATCGAAAGCGGGAGTTCGGTGTTCGTGCACAAGCTGGCGGTGCGCAGGGCGTGGGCCGGGCAAGGCGTGCCGATCGCGCTGCTGGGCTTTGCGCGCGAGCATGCGCGCGGACTCGGCCGGCCCTGGCTGCGACTCGACTGCGTGGCCGACCGTGCGCCGCTGCGTGCGCTGTACGAAGGCTTCGGCTTCTCGCTGCACAGCGTGGTCCATAAGGGCGAGCGCGCGTTCGCCCGCTTCGAGCTGGCCGTGCCGCCGCTCGCCGAATAG